The genomic region TGGCTCCAGAGGCCGTATGTGTGTACGGTTGATGATTGTCAGGCAAGTTACAGAAGAAAGGACCATTTGACTCGTCACCTTCTACAGCATGAAGGGAAAACTTTTAAATGTCCAATGGAGAATTGCAACCTAATTTTCTCAATAAAAGGTAATATGGCAAGACATGTTAAAGAGATTCATGATGAAGGATCTACATCCACAAATGTAGAAAGTAAGCAGTTTGTGTGCCCAGAAATTGGCTGTGGAAAGGTTTTCAAGTTTGCGTCAAAGCTTCGTAAACATGAAGATTCTCATGGCAAGTTTTCATCTAATTTGATTTTCTTTGTGAATAATCAAAGTTTCCGTGTTATGTTTTGAAAATGTTGGGAAAAATTGTGAAGAGAACTTTTGTTCTGCAGTTAAGCTGCAGTCGGTAGATGTAGTGTGCTTGGAGCCTGGTTGCATGAAACATTTCACTAATAACCAGTGCCTTAAAGAACATATTGAATCCTGTCATCAATATGTAACCTGCGACACTTGTGGAAGTAGACAACTGAAAAAGAATATTAAAAGGCACCTTTGCACACATGAAGCTGACAAATCATTGGCAGAGTTTAAATGTGAATTTAAGGGCTGTAGCTGCAAATTCTCAAGTGTAAGACCCCTTAATCTTTAAGCCCCCGCATAGTTGTTCTAAGTGAATCCACAACCATGGTTACATATTGAACATTGTGTTGATTGATTCTTTTGGTTATGCCTCAACAGAAATCTAATCTCGTTACACATAAGAAGGCCGTGCACTTTAAAGAAAAGCCCTTTGTATGTGGTTTTCCTGATTGTGGCCTGAGATTTGCTTACAAACATGTCAGAGATAAACACGAAAAAACTGGGAAACATGTTTTTACCCATGTAAATTCTTTTCTGACTTCATATTCCAGTTCAATAATTTCCTTGCATGCCTTTGCATTAGCAATGATTAATGAAGTTTTTCTTGATACAGGGGGATTTTGAAGAAGCTGATGAACAATTCAGGTCAAGGCCAAGGGGTGGGAGGAAGAGAGTGTGTCCTACAGTAGAAATGTTGGTCAGGAAAAGGGTTACACCACCTAGTCAATTGGAGAATTTGTTATTTATGCAAGAGTGACCAGATGAACTGTCCCTGACATTAAGTATATATGTAAGGTAGATTTAAGCATCTTTCCATGAGTGTGGTAAATGAAGGATTAGTTTTAGCATAATGATTAGTGTTCACTACATCTTACATATGTTGTGTAAAAGTATGAAGAGTGGCATGTGTATTATAGTGTAATCAATGACAATATTGTGAATGGTATATCACTATATCTTCATGATCCTATCAATCATGTTTGTCAGTGTATCTTCCCAAAGTTTTAGTTGCCATCACCATGAGACATACACCAAGTACAACATTATAGCTAGTAAACAATTAAAAGAAGCAAAATGTTTATTGGGCTTCCAATTTCAAAAGAATGTTTGTAATAAAgattaattttttaagtttagtaTTTTTAAAGATTGGGAAAACTACTGGTAAAAGTTTTTAGTATGTCTAAGGGCACATTGTAAGAGTATAA from Arachis ipaensis cultivar K30076 chromosome B02, Araip1.1, whole genome shotgun sequence harbors:
- the LOC107625812 gene encoding transcription factor IIIA isoform X1, producing the protein MPEIQMDEPMESGERPVFKDIRRYFCEYCGICRSKKILITSHINSQHKDELEKARAEGNNEAHCEKPNNTCQQCGASFKKPAYLLQHMQSHSLERPYVCTVDDCQASYRRKDHLTRHLLQHEGKTFKCPMENCNLIFSIKGNMARHVKEIHDEGSTSTNVESKQFVCPEIGCGKVFKFASKLRKHEDSHVKLQSVDVVCLEPGCMKHFTNNQCLKEHIESCHQYVTCDTCGSRQLKKNIKRHLCTHEADKSLAEFKCEFKGCSCKFSSKSNLVTHKKAVHFKEKPFVCGFPDCGLRFAYKHVRDKHEKTGKHVFTHGDFEEADEQFRSRPRGGRKRVCPTVEMLVRKRVTPPSQLENLLFMQE
- the LOC107625812 gene encoding transcription factor IIIA isoform X2, which translates into the protein MPEIQMDEPMESGERPVFKDIRRYFCEYCGICRSKKILITSHINSQHKDELEKARAEGNNEAHCEKPNNTCQQCGASFKKPAYLLQHMQSHSLERPYVCTVDDCQASYRRKDHLTRHLLQHEGKTFKCPMENCNLIFSIKGNMARHVKEIHDEGSTSTNVESKQFVCPEIGCGKVFKFASKLRKHEDSHVKLQSVDVVCLEPGCMKHFTNNQCLKEHIESCHQYVTCDTCGSRQLKKNIKRHLCTHEADKSLAEFKCEFKGCSCKFSSGDFEEADEQFRSRPRGGRKRVCPTVEMLVRKRVTPPSQLENLLFMQE